A window from Hoeflea sp. IMCC20628 encodes these proteins:
- a CDS encoding IS6 family transposase, protein MIAHAVWLYLRFPLSLRMVEDLLAARGIIVSHRTVRLWAEKFGRHFANEIRRRSAGKLGDKWYLDEVVITIGGKKHWLWRAGDQDGFVLDVLVQTRRYTKAAKRLMRKLLKVQGQAPRVMIPDKPGSYGAAKRDIMPGVEHRSHKGLNNRAEKSHQPTRRRERIMKGFKSARHLQRFVSIHHPVANLFHIPRHDIPSHHHREMRTAAMQM, encoded by the coding sequence GTGATTGCTCATGCTGTCTGGCTTTATCTTCGTTTCCCGCTCAGCTTGCGGATGGTCGAAGACTTACTGGCGGCGCGCGGAATCATTGTCTCGCACCGGACAGTCCGCCTTTGGGCCGAGAAATTCGGTCGCCACTTTGCCAATGAAATCCGGCGACGTTCAGCCGGAAAGCTTGGCGACAAATGGTATCTCGATGAAGTCGTCATCACCATAGGCGGCAAGAAGCACTGGCTGTGGCGGGCCGGCGATCAGGATGGCTTCGTTCTTGATGTTCTGGTGCAGACCCGCCGTTATACCAAGGCCGCCAAACGTCTGATGCGAAAGCTTCTGAAAGTACAGGGTCAAGCACCCCGTGTGATGATCCCCGACAAACCCGGATCCTACGGCGCGGCCAAACGCGACATCATGCCCGGCGTCGAACACCGTTCGCACAAGGGATTGAATAACCGGGCGGAGAAGTCCCATCAGCCGACACGAAGGCGAGAGCGCATCATGAAGGGCTTCAAATCAGCTCGACATCTCCAGCGTTTCGTCTCCATCCATCACCCGGTCGCAAACCTCTTCCACATTCCACGCCACGATATCCCGTCCCACCATCACCGTGAAATGAGAACCGCAGCGATGCAAATGTGA
- a CDS encoding autotransporter outer membrane beta-barrel domain-containing protein: MIRNNGRIVSAQSDAIALGANNELALSAPAFIGGRLALGANTRVTITTGRSHSILWDLSSGTLAGGAPVLIGNRVPVFYDPGTMLVATYDPTLLDVSQDALGDVSDALASTASRGLQTGDGWWVSAFGAAADHSGDIATLDRTVKIGGLATGHNFGAGSQFSAGLLAGIFTTQAGAKSPFLQSFKSDGTGFFAGFQGHARQWGGWLDFGVIGGGISHDDRRFVNHNLAVAGVSWTDNAHGSWFAIPHAAIGADFAGRSAWTITPSAQLRYAAGWIEGYGENGAYANATVGVRSIGVLNAAVEIAARKMTVIGPVSLRAGYSHRSFVGDRAAEVSLLGVTRFVESGNEDTGAFYAGAGAIVAVGARGWLDLDMRADHGEGRKSFSGNATLKIQF; the protein is encoded by the coding sequence TTGATCAGGAACAACGGTCGTATTGTCAGCGCACAATCCGATGCGATTGCACTGGGAGCCAACAACGAACTGGCTCTGTCTGCACCAGCCTTTATTGGCGGTCGCTTGGCGCTGGGTGCAAACACACGCGTCACGATCACCACCGGTCGCTCGCACTCGATTCTTTGGGACTTGTCGTCGGGCACCTTGGCCGGTGGGGCGCCGGTGCTGATTGGCAACCGGGTACCGGTCTTCTACGATCCGGGCACGATGCTTGTGGCGACCTACGATCCGACCTTGCTGGATGTCTCCCAAGATGCGCTCGGGGATGTTTCCGACGCGCTCGCTTCGACCGCATCGCGCGGACTGCAAACCGGTGACGGCTGGTGGGTGTCGGCTTTCGGTGCGGCTGCGGATCATTCCGGTGACATTGCAACGCTCGACCGCACCGTAAAGATCGGCGGCCTCGCCACCGGGCACAATTTCGGGGCCGGGAGTCAATTTTCCGCCGGGCTGCTCGCAGGCATCTTTACCACGCAAGCCGGTGCCAAATCCCCGTTCCTCCAATCTTTCAAATCGGACGGAACCGGCTTTTTCGCCGGTTTTCAGGGCCATGCAAGACAGTGGGGGGGCTGGCTTGACTTCGGCGTCATCGGTGGCGGCATTTCTCACGACGATCGCCGCTTCGTGAACCACAACCTCGCCGTTGCAGGCGTGTCCTGGACCGACAATGCGCACGGTAGCTGGTTTGCCATACCGCATGCCGCGATTGGTGCCGATTTCGCCGGCCGTAGCGCCTGGACAATCACGCCCTCGGCGCAACTGCGTTATGCCGCCGGCTGGATCGAAGGATATGGCGAGAACGGTGCTTATGCCAACGCGACTGTCGGAGTGCGGTCAATCGGGGTTCTCAATGCAGCTGTCGAGATCGCCGCGCGAAAGATGACCGTCATCGGTCCCGTCAGCCTGCGGGCGGGCTATTCCCACCGGTCGTTCGTTGGCGATCGGGCGGCAGAGGTTTCACTGCTCGGCGTCACGCGGTTTGTTGAATCGGGGAATGAGGATACGGGCGCTTTCTATGCCGGAGCAGGCGCCATTGTTGCTGTCGGCGCAAGAGGCTGGCTTGATCTGGATATGCGCGCTGACCATGGCGAGGGGCGGAAATCGTTCAGTGGCAACGCGACACTGAAAATTCAATTCTGA
- the mscL gene encoding large conductance mechanosensitive channel protein MscL has translation MLNEFKAFIAKGNVMDLAVGVIIGGAFGLIVSSLVDDIIMPIVGAIFGGMDFSNFFIPLASGVTATTLEAAKEQGAVLAYGNFLTVLINFLILAWIIFLMVRAVNSMRKEQEVAPAAPVAPPADIALLSEIRDLLKK, from the coding sequence ATGTTAAACGAGTTCAAGGCATTTATCGCCAAGGGCAATGTCATGGATCTGGCTGTCGGTGTTATCATCGGCGGTGCTTTCGGTCTGATTGTCTCATCCCTGGTGGATGACATCATCATGCCAATCGTCGGCGCCATTTTCGGCGGCATGGATTTTTCCAATTTCTTCATCCCGCTTGCGAGCGGTGTGACGGCAACAACGCTGGAAGCTGCCAAGGAACAGGGCGCTGTGCTTGCCTACGGCAATTTCCTCACGGTTCTGATCAACTTCCTGATCCTGGCCTGGATCATCTTCCTGATGGTCAGGGCGGTCAATTCGATGCGCAAGGAACAAGAAGTGGCTCCGGCTGCTCCCGTTGCGCCGCCTGCTGACATCGCACTGCTCAGCGAGATCCGTGATCTCCTGAAAAAGTAA
- a CDS encoding crotonase/enoyl-CoA hydratase family protein gives MTYACFALEIADHIAHIRFNRPDKANSMTMEFWKELPEAIDRISNDAEARVIVISSEGKHFTSGMDVSVFMSGALDADGPNKHVSAEAFRHKIKALQQTFSCIERARQPVLAAIQGGAIGAGVDLVTACDCRYASEDAFFAVQETAIGMTADVGTFPRLVRLIPEGWARQMAYTAERLPAAKAKEIGLINEVYETHEALLDGVMAIARKIAAHSPLAVSGCKTMANYARDHSTADALDYVSVWNAAMLRPDDIKEAFIARGEKRMPEFSNLKPIAN, from the coding sequence ATGACCTATGCCTGCTTCGCGCTCGAGATTGCCGACCACATCGCCCATATCCGCTTCAACAGGCCGGATAAAGCCAACTCGATGACGATGGAGTTCTGGAAAGAACTGCCGGAGGCGATTGACCGGATTTCCAACGACGCAGAAGCGCGGGTCATCGTGATTTCGTCGGAAGGCAAGCATTTCACCTCGGGCATGGATGTTTCGGTGTTCATGAGCGGCGCGCTTGATGCGGATGGGCCCAATAAGCATGTTTCGGCGGAGGCATTCCGGCACAAGATCAAGGCGTTGCAGCAAACATTTTCCTGCATCGAACGCGCCCGCCAGCCGGTGCTTGCCGCCATCCAAGGTGGCGCCATCGGCGCCGGTGTCGATCTGGTCACTGCCTGTGATTGCCGGTACGCGTCTGAGGACGCATTTTTCGCAGTTCAGGAGACTGCTATCGGCATGACCGCCGATGTCGGTACATTTCCACGTCTGGTGCGGTTGATCCCCGAAGGATGGGCACGGCAGATGGCCTATACGGCCGAGCGGCTTCCGGCAGCCAAGGCCAAGGAAATCGGGCTGATCAACGAGGTGTATGAGACCCATGAGGCGTTGCTCGATGGAGTGATGGCGATCGCGCGCAAGATTGCCGCGCACTCACCTCTCGCCGTGTCCGGATGCAAGACGATGGCGAATTATGCCCGCGATCACTCGACTGCGGATGCGCTGGACTATGTCTCGGTGTGGAACGCCGCGATGTTGCGTCCCGATGACATCAAGGAGGCATTCATCGCGCGCGGCGAAAAGCGTATGCCGGAATTCAGCAACCTAAAACCGATTGCGAACTGA
- a CDS encoding pyridoxal phosphate-dependent aminotransferase, which translates to MNQFDSLSRRAIEAPESGIVTVVNHGRLKPGLIPLWAGEGDESTPDFIARPAADALLAGETFYTWQRGIPELRQALSDYYARHFDRTLPLDAFCVTGSGMQAIKIAIEAVTNPGDEVIQITPAWPNFAAALGMSGGVSVAAPLDYADGRWSIDPDRIASVITPKTRALFINTPSNPTGWTATRDDLVAILELARKHGLWIIADEIYTRFFYAGGRAPSFLDIMDDDDRIMFVNTFSKNWSMTGWRVGWIVAPPSIIQVLENSVQYQTSGVPQFMQKGALAALEHGDGYVDAQIAKAAAARDLFCDALTGTNRVVTQKPDGAFYAFFRIDGVTDTKAAAIDIVDRAGVGLAPGTAFDQGGATFLRACFLRRLDHIEEAAGRLARYISSL; encoded by the coding sequence ATGAATCAGTTTGACAGTCTGAGCCGCCGGGCCATCGAAGCCCCTGAAAGCGGTATCGTCACGGTCGTCAATCACGGCCGCCTCAAGCCCGGGCTGATCCCGCTGTGGGCAGGCGAGGGTGACGAGTCGACACCTGATTTCATCGCCCGGCCAGCTGCCGATGCGCTTCTTGCTGGTGAAACCTTCTACACTTGGCAACGCGGCATTCCCGAACTCAGGCAGGCGCTGTCAGACTATTATGCCCGCCATTTCGACCGGACACTGCCTCTCGATGCCTTTTGCGTCACGGGCTCGGGCATGCAGGCGATCAAGATCGCCATCGAGGCGGTGACCAATCCCGGCGACGAAGTCATCCAGATCACCCCCGCCTGGCCCAATTTTGCCGCGGCGCTGGGAATGTCGGGCGGTGTTTCGGTTGCAGCGCCGCTTGATTACGCCGACGGTCGCTGGAGCATCGATCCGGACCGGATCGCCAGCGTGATCACACCCAAAACCCGCGCGCTGTTCATCAACACTCCATCCAATCCGACAGGCTGGACGGCGACACGGGACGATCTGGTGGCAATCCTTGAGTTGGCCCGCAAGCACGGCCTCTGGATCATTGCCGACGAAATCTACACCCGGTTTTTCTACGCCGGAGGACGCGCGCCTTCGTTCCTCGACATCATGGATGACGATGACCGGATCATGTTCGTCAACACTTTCTCCAAGAACTGGTCGATGACGGGTTGGCGGGTCGGCTGGATCGTGGCGCCGCCTTCGATCATCCAGGTTCTTGAAAACAGCGTCCAGTACCAGACATCCGGCGTTCCCCAGTTCATGCAGAAGGGTGCCTTGGCAGCACTTGAGCATGGCGATGGCTATGTTGATGCACAGATAGCCAAGGCGGCTGCAGCGCGAGATCTGTTCTGCGATGCGCTGACCGGCACGAACCGGGTTGTGACCCAGAAACCTGACGGCGCTTTTTACGCATTCTTCCGCATCGATGGCGTCACCGATACCAAAGCTGCGGCAATCGATATTGTAGATCGCGCCGGGGTGGGGCTGGCTCCCGGCACGGCTTTTGATCAGGGCGGGGCTACGTTTCTGCGCGCCTGTTTCCTGCGCCGCCTCGATCACATCGAGGAAGCCGCTGGCCGGTTGGCAAGGTACATTTCCTCGTTGTAG
- a CDS encoding endonuclease/exonuclease/phosphatase family protein, whose product MTIFDMAQNMKPVTETATSLSIATYNVRKAIGRDYRRDPKRILESVSDLDVDVVALQEADYRFKQRQPIFNSEQVRHLTSMHTVALDHNQNGLGWHGNILLVNPKMTILDARIIELPGLEPRGGLLVDLAHGGTEIRIISAHLGILAPYRRRQVEVLMEAADIESGRTTFILGDFNCWGKSRWSLKPFRDFLHEAACGKTFPAGNPIASLDRIFYTDHAHLKSCGPVLNGLTRIASDHLPVRAQFVIATPQP is encoded by the coding sequence ATGACAATTTTTGACATGGCTCAAAATATGAAACCGGTCACCGAAACAGCCACGTCGCTAAGCATTGCAACTTACAATGTTCGCAAAGCGATCGGCCGTGATTATCGGCGCGATCCGAAACGTATTCTTGAATCCGTATCAGATCTGGATGTTGACGTCGTCGCCCTGCAGGAAGCCGATTATCGCTTCAAGCAGCGCCAACCCATTTTCAATTCAGAGCAAGTTCGACATCTGACGTCCATGCACACTGTCGCTTTGGATCATAATCAGAATGGGCTTGGATGGCATGGCAACATTCTTCTGGTGAACCCGAAGATGACTATTCTGGACGCCCGTATCATTGAACTGCCCGGTCTTGAGCCCCGCGGAGGTCTGCTTGTCGATCTTGCACATGGCGGGACTGAAATCCGGATCATCTCTGCCCATCTCGGAATCCTGGCGCCCTATCGCCGGCGCCAGGTTGAGGTCTTGATGGAAGCGGCAGATATAGAATCGGGACGCACTACATTTATATTGGGCGATTTCAATTGCTGGGGAAAGTCACGGTGGAGCCTGAAGCCGTTTCGAGACTTCCTGCATGAGGCCGCCTGCGGAAAGACATTTCCCGCTGGCAATCCGATCGCCTCACTCGACCGGATTTTCTACACTGACCATGCGCATCTGAAATCCTGTGGCCCAGTGTTGAACGGTTTGACTCGCATTGCGTCAGACCACTTGCCCGTGCGTGCGCAGTTTGTCATTGCTACCCCACAGCCTTGA
- the galE gene encoding UDP-glucose 4-epimerase GalE produces the protein MTVLVTGGAGYIGSHMVWALLDAGEDVVVVDRLSTGFDWAVAPEAKLVCADVSDTGAIAELIQAHGIEAIVHFAGSISVPESMADPLGYYQNNTANSLALIRTAIENGVGKFVFSSTAAVYGRTEGNQPIAEATPTLPQSPYGLSKLMTETMLADAAAAHDFRYAALRYFNVSGADPMGRTGQSTRGAINLIKVATEAAMGKRDGIEIFGTDYPTRDGTCVRDFIHVTDLVAAHLDALSYLRAGGDSLIANCGYGRGYTVREVLDSVRRISGRDFDIRLGPRRDGDIVTSVADSTRARTVLGWRPQHDDIDKIVSSALAWEAALLRSNHAGLQSEGEQSARTVLDWSPPHDALDEDSRNAGVPQAALARR, from the coding sequence ATGACAGTTCTGGTAACCGGGGGAGCAGGATATATCGGCAGCCATATGGTTTGGGCCTTGCTGGATGCTGGCGAGGACGTGGTTGTGGTCGACCGGTTGTCAACCGGTTTCGATTGGGCCGTAGCGCCTGAGGCGAAACTCGTCTGTGCTGATGTGTCTGATACCGGCGCCATTGCCGAGCTCATTCAGGCGCATGGCATCGAGGCGATCGTTCATTTCGCCGGCTCGATTTCCGTGCCGGAATCCATGGCCGATCCGCTCGGTTATTACCAGAACAACACCGCCAATTCTCTGGCGCTGATCCGCACGGCCATCGAAAACGGCGTCGGCAAATTTGTCTTCTCGTCGACCGCAGCTGTCTATGGCAGGACGGAAGGCAACCAACCCATTGCCGAAGCCACGCCAACATTGCCGCAATCGCCTTATGGCCTGTCCAAACTGATGACCGAAACCATGTTGGCCGATGCAGCCGCCGCGCATGATTTCCGCTATGCGGCGTTGCGTTATTTCAATGTGTCCGGCGCTGATCCCATGGGACGGACCGGCCAATCGACGCGTGGCGCCATCAATCTGATCAAGGTGGCGACCGAAGCCGCTATGGGCAAGCGTGATGGCATTGAAATCTTCGGCACCGATTACCCCACCCGTGACGGCACCTGCGTGCGCGATTTCATTCACGTCACCGATCTGGTCGCCGCGCATCTGGATGCGCTGTCCTACCTGCGGGCTGGCGGCGACAGCCTGATTGCCAATTGCGGCTACGGCCGCGGCTACACCGTGCGCGAGGTTCTCGACTCGGTGCGACGCATCAGCGGACGGGACTTCGATATCCGTCTCGGACCCCGGCGGGATGGCGATATTGTCACGTCGGTCGCCGATTCAACCAGAGCCAGAACCGTTCTTGGTTGGCGGCCGCAGCATGATGATATCGACAAGATTGTCAGCAGTGCCTTGGCCTGGGAGGCAGCCTTGTTGCGCAGCAATCATGCAGGTCTGCAGTCTGAAGGCGAGCAATCGGCTCGAACAGTGCTCGATTGGTCGCCGCCTCATGATGCCCTGGATGAGGATTCGCGCAATGCCGGGGTGCCACAAGCCGCTCTGGCGAGGCGTTAG
- a CDS encoding phospholipase D family protein, whose product MFHALYYIFGLVLLVTATVIVCRLVFALPTPRGRSDTIAKRPAGSGPLAVALSKLSVDHAGLTGIAPLQESAHAFAARVSLADAAISSIDAQYYIWHNDLTGYLLLDALLRAADRGVRVRLLLDDNGVSGLDCELAYLDAHPNIEVRLYNPFNLRRLKMLSYGFDFFRLNRRMHNKSFTVDGHATILGGRNVGDEYFGAGQAALFIDLDVLAVGKAVSDVSAEFDRYWAAPSVHPAGAILGKTKAENPICEGLARRQKSPRLNAHRALHETPDIVEALAQGDLKLEWTTAILVSDDPVKGEGAVPREDLLAVRLMQAVGKIESRFDGISPYLVPGIAGVKAFNALKARGVALRMLTNSLEATDVLPVHAGYTKYRKRMLRSGVRLFELRRQAAPEPPSKMFGHFGSSGSSLHAKTFAVDGKRIFVGSFNFDPRSTTLNTEMGLLINSEQMARGIHEAFDRELAGLAWRVELNKGHTVWVDLTTGAKTRNEPGSNMLKRMALAVIGWLPVEWLL is encoded by the coding sequence ATGTTTCACGCCCTGTATTATATTTTTGGACTGGTGCTCCTGGTGACAGCGACGGTGATTGTCTGCCGCCTTGTCTTTGCACTGCCAACCCCCAGAGGACGCTCTGATACGATCGCGAAGCGGCCGGCAGGGTCTGGTCCGTTGGCTGTCGCTCTTTCCAAGTTAAGCGTAGACCATGCGGGACTGACAGGCATCGCCCCGCTCCAGGAAAGTGCACATGCTTTTGCCGCACGGGTCTCTCTCGCCGATGCAGCCATATCATCCATCGATGCCCAATATTATATCTGGCACAATGATCTGACCGGATACCTGCTGCTGGACGCATTGTTGCGCGCAGCGGACCGTGGTGTGCGGGTGCGGTTGTTGCTCGACGACAACGGCGTATCCGGCCTTGATTGCGAACTGGCATATCTGGATGCCCACCCCAATATCGAGGTCCGGCTTTACAATCCGTTCAACCTGCGGCGCCTGAAGATGCTGTCCTATGGCTTCGACTTCTTTCGGCTGAACCGCCGGATGCACAACAAGTCGTTCACGGTAGATGGCCACGCGACGATCCTCGGCGGACGCAATGTGGGTGATGAGTATTTCGGGGCAGGACAAGCAGCGCTTTTTATCGATCTGGACGTTCTCGCCGTGGGCAAAGCTGTATCCGACGTTTCAGCAGAATTCGATCGTTACTGGGCAGCCCCATCGGTGCATCCCGCAGGCGCGATCCTTGGCAAAACCAAGGCAGAAAATCCTATTTGCGAGGGACTGGCCAGACGTCAGAAGAGTCCGCGACTGAATGCTCATCGCGCACTACACGAAACACCTGACATCGTCGAAGCCCTGGCCCAGGGCGATCTGAAACTGGAGTGGACAACCGCTATTCTGGTCAGCGACGACCCGGTCAAGGGCGAAGGCGCCGTGCCGCGTGAGGATCTGCTTGCCGTGCGTTTGATGCAGGCTGTCGGAAAGATTGAATCCCGCTTCGACGGGATATCACCCTATCTGGTGCCGGGCATCGCCGGGGTCAAAGCCTTTAATGCACTGAAGGCGCGGGGTGTCGCATTGCGCATGCTGACAAACTCGCTGGAAGCGACCGACGTGCTGCCGGTCCATGCGGGCTACACCAAATACAGAAAAAGAATGCTTCGCTCCGGGGTAAGGCTTTTCGAACTGCGGAGGCAAGCCGCACCCGAACCACCAAGCAAGATGTTCGGACACTTTGGTTCTTCAGGGTCAAGCCTGCACGCCAAAACATTCGCTGTCGATGGCAAGCGCATCTTCGTGGGATCATTCAATTTCGACCCCCGGTCGACAACGCTCAACACTGAAATGGGCCTGTTGATCAACAGTGAACAAATGGCCAGGGGAATACATGAAGCCTTCGATCGTGAACTGGCTGGATTGGCCTGGCGCGTTGAACTGAACAAGGGGCATACTGTGTGGGTTGATCTCACGACAGGCGCAAAAACAAGAAACGAACCCGGCTCAAATATGCTCAAGCGGATGGCCCTGGCGGTCATCGGATGGCTGCCGGTTGAGTGGCTTCTCTGA